The proteins below are encoded in one region of Lonchura striata isolate bLonStr1 chromosome 1, bLonStr1.mat, whole genome shotgun sequence:
- the MPLKIP gene encoding LOW QUALITY PROTEIN: M-phase-specific PLK1-interacting protein (The sequence of the model RefSeq protein was modified relative to this genomic sequence to represent the inferred CDS: deleted 2 bases in 1 codon), with translation MGWDGMGWDGMGWAPRLPVPERLEAGTCHPPGGEGAGDEKRADAAPPPLPGFRSRRRHSRPVPHSRPLPAMYRPGFRAPTPPYAGGGFRSPPSGGGPLPPSPRGYGSPHQTPPYGHRPGPHGSGLSPRGPGFHGRFGSPSPGAQTPRRPHSVSPRYPAPYGGASPAGAPLHPPPQHKRSPGGFQRHFQGSPRTSTPFGTAHGREKRVSNDVENYYRPSMLEDPWAGLEPVSVTDINQQYSSEQTTCTGKKGRYFS, from the exons atgggatgggatgggatgggatgggatgggatgggatgggcgcCTCGCCTCCCCGTCCCGGAACGTTTGGAGGCCGGAACCTGCCACCCGCCTGGGGGGGAAGGGGCGGGGGACGAGAAAAGAGCGGACGCGGCGCCGCCGCCATTGCCCGGGttccgctcccgccgccgccattCCCGGCCTGTCCCG CATTCCCGGCCTCTCCCGGCCATGTACCGGCCGGGGTTCCGCGCACCGACCCCTCCCTACGCGGGCGGCGGCTTCCGGAGCCCTCCCTCCGGCGGAGGACCCCTGCCGCCCTCTCCGCGGGGCTACGGGAGCCCCCACCAGACGCCGCCCTACGGCCACCGGCCCGGGCCGCACGGCAGCGGCCTCTCGCCCCGGGGCCCCGGGTTCCACGGGCGCTTCGGCAGCCCCTCGCCGGGGGCGCAGACCCCGCGCAGGCCGCACAGCGTCAGCCCCCGGTACCCGGCTCCGTACGGCGGCGCCTCCCCGGCCGGGGCGCCTCTGCACCCGCCGCCGCAGCACAAGCGCTCGCCCGGCGGCTTCCAGAGGCACTTCCAG GGATCACCCAGGACATCTACTCCATTTGGTACAGCGCATGGCAGAGAGAAAAGAGTGTCTAATGATGTGGAAAACTATTACAGACCTTCAATGCTTGAGGACCCATGGGCTGGCCTAGAGCCAGTATCTGTTACAGATATAAACCAGCAATACAGCAGTGAGCAAACAACATGTACTGGTAAAAAAGGGAGGTATTTCAGCTAA